In Oryza brachyantha chromosome 2, ObraRS2, whole genome shotgun sequence, a single window of DNA contains:
- the LOC102703939 gene encoding WD repeat-containing protein LWD1 has translation MGGGGGDGEAWADQEQGNGGGRGGGGGGGGGEAKRSEIYTYEAGWHIYAMNWSVRRDKKYRLAIASLLEQLPNRVEVVQLDESSGDIAPVLSFEHPFPPTKTMFVPDPHSVRPDLLATSADHLRIWRIVSPDDAADADANSNSNSGSVRCNGASQPSVELRCELNGNRNSDYCGPLTSFDWNDADPRRIGTSSIDTTCTIWDIEREAVDTQLIAHDKDVYDIAWGGAGVFASVSADGSVRVFDLRDKEHSTIIYESGSGGGSNSAGADGGAVSPTPLVRLGWNKQDPRYMATIIMDSPKVVVLDIRYPTLPVVELHRHHSPVNAIAWAPHSSCHICTAGDDSQALIWDLSSMGTGSNNGGNGNGNAAAAAAAEGGLDPILAYTAGAEIEQLQWSATQPDWVAIAFSNKLQILRV, from the coding sequence atgggaggcggcggcggggacggcgaGGCGTGGGCGGATCAGGAGCAGGGAAACGGAgggggccgcggcggcggcggcggcgggggcgggggagaGGCGAAGCGGTCGGAGATCTACACGTACGAGGCCGGGTGGCACATCTACGCCATGAACTGGAGCGTGCGGCGCGACAAGAAGTACCGGCTCGCCATCGCCAGCCTGCTGGAGCAGCTCCCCAACCGCGTGGAGGTGGTCCAGCTCGACGAGTCCTCGGGCGACATCGCCCCCGTGCTCTCCTTCGAGCACCCCTTCCCGCCCACCAAGACCATGTTCGTCCCGGACCCGCACTCGGTGCGCCCGGACCTgctcgccacctccgccgaccacctcCGCATCTGGCGCATCGTCTCGCcggacgacgccgccgacgccgacgccaacTCCAACTCCAACTCCGGCTCCGTCCGCTGCAACGGCGCCTCCCAGCCTTCCGTCGAGCTGCGCTGCGAGCTCAACGGCAACCGCAACAGCGACTACTGCGGCCCGCTCACCTCCTTCGACTGGAACGACGCTGACCCCCGCCGCATCGGCACCTCCTCCATCGACACCACCTGCACCATCTGGGACATCGAGCGCGAGGCCGTCGACACCCAGCTCATCGCCCACGACAAGGATGTCTACGACATCGCCTGGGGCGGTGCTGGCGTCTTTGCATCCGTCTCGGCTGACGGCTCGGTTCGCGTGTTTGATCTCCGGGACAAGGAGCATTCCACAATTATCTACGAGTCTGGTTCTGGCGGTGGCTCCAATTCGGCTGGTGCAGATGGCGGGGCTGTGTCGCCAACGCCGCTGGTTAGGTTAGGGTGGAACAAGCAGGATCCTAGGTACATGGCAACCATTATCATGGATAGCCCCAAGGTGGTTGTGCTTGATATCCGCTATCCAACACTACCGGTGGTCGagctccaccgccaccattCCCCTGTCAACGCCATAGCATGGGCACCACACTCTTCTTGCCACATTTGCACAGCTGGGGATGACTCGCAGGCCCTTATATGGGACCTATCATCCATGGGCACTGGGAGTAACAATGGTGGCAATGGAAATGGCAatgctgcagcagctgcagctgctgagGGTGGTCTTGATCCCATATTGGCGTACACTGCTGGGGCAGAAATTGAGCAGCTGCAGTGGTCAGCCACCCAGCCTGACTGGGTCGCTATTGCATTCTCCAATAAACTGCAGATCCTCAGGGTCTGA